TGGGTCCTCTTCATGACCGACCTCCTTCATGATGTATATATACATTATCCCTTTTCCGGAGACATGTCAATCAGGGGTTTTACGCGCAATGAGACGGCCGTGACCTGTGGGCACGAAATTGATTTCCCCGGAGGTTTTTATTTAAAATAAGGTAAAAGATTTTTCAGGAGGAGATGTGCGATGTACAATGTCGTAGTGAATGCGGAGTCCTGCACGGGTTGTGAAGAGTGCGTGAATGTCTGCCCGCAGGGTGTGTTCCAGATGACGAACGCCAAGTCAGACCCCTATCAGACAGGAGAGTGCGTCTTCTGCGAGAGCTGTCTCGGCGTGTGCCCCTCGAATTCGATAACCATTACCGAGATCTAGGGTCGAAGCTCAGACAATAAAAAAGGGATGCCCGGAAGGCATCCCTTTTTTATTTCCGCCGGCCTCGTGAAGGCAGGCGCTTAGCTCTTCTGGATGTAGAGTTCCCAGTAGCCCTTGTCGTCGAGCTTTACGGACTCAAATTTGTATCCCTGCTTTTCCGCGTACCTCGGAAGCGAGTCTTCCGCCGATGCCGGCGCATCGCAGAGGATCTTCAATAACCCTCCGCTCGGCATCTTCTCGACCGCCTTCTTCGTCAAAACCAGGGGATAGGGACATACCCTTCCGAGCACGTCGAGGGTCTCTGTCGGTGTCATGCTGCTCAACTCTCCCATTGTGTCACCTCCTTAAAAGAACAGGAGATGGTCTGAGGTTTCCATCTCCTTCATGATTTCGGTAAAGGGAACGATGCTTGCCTTCGTCTCCCCGCCTATTTCCTCGGCATCCATAATGAGTGAATCCTCGGTGAGACCGAGGCGCTCAACGTCTTCCTTGCAGATCAGCACCTTCAGGTCGAGGAGCAGGGAATTCTTGAGGTGCCCTTCGATGCTCGTGACGCCGTACATGTT
This sequence is a window from Thermodesulfovibrionales bacterium. Protein-coding genes within it:
- a CDS encoding 4Fe-4S binding protein, with the protein product MYNVVVNAESCTGCEECVNVCPQGVFQMTNAKSDPYQTGECVFCESCLGVCPSNSITITEI
- a CDS encoding sulfurtransferase TusA family protein, giving the protein MGELSSMTPTETLDVLGRVCPYPLVLTKKAVEKMPSGGLLKILCDAPASAEDSLPRYAEKQGYKFESVKLDDKGYWELYIQKS
- a CDS encoding DsrE family protein encodes the protein MATKKLAFMVKTLPYKVEASRLALTHAIASQTVEIYLEDGDMVEPVVAFMGDGVLNCLKNQKAMNMYGVTSIEGHLKNSLLLDLKVLICKEDVERLGLTEDSLIMDAEEIGGETKASIVPFTEIMKEMETSDHLLFF